The Mycolicibacterium brumae DNA window CCCGGACGCTGAGCAAGCCATCCGAGCCGGTGCAGACGCGCCCGGCCTCGACCAGGACACCGCCAGCGCTCTAGTTGCCGGCCAACTCGACGGACCACACACCGGATGCCGCAATCCTCTCGACAGCCCCTACGAGAAGAAAGGAACGGTCTGCACCAAGTCCATCACCGGCACCTGCTTCGCGTGCCCCAACGCGCTCATCACGCTGCACCACCTGCCGGCTGCCCTCGCGATCCAGGACATGACACATCCCGATCGCGCCGCCGACCCGGAAACCTGGCAGACGCACTGGAAACCGATCTACGACACCATCACTGAGGTGGTCCTGCCGACCTTCACTCCCGAGCAGGTCAAGCACGCCCGCCAGCAAGCGAACCTGACACCGATCGACGCAGGCATTCTCAACGACATGCGTGGCGTCCCGGAAGCACCGGCATCGTGACGGCCAGAAGATCCCCGCGAGAATCCCCAGCATTGTGGAGGAACCCCTTCACCGCGGAGGTGCGCGTCTGGCCCCATCTTGCCGGCGGCCCGCAATACGGCGACGACCCATGGGATCTCGCCCTTGTGGCCAACCGGGTCAACATGGCAGAGCGCTACATTCACTTCGCCAGCGCTCCGGATGTGCACCGCATGACCGTCAAGAACATCCTCATGACGGTCGCAGCCCCCGACCGCGAAGTCGTCGTAGAGGCGGGCGTCATCCGCCGCGGCGACGGAACACCACCAGCAGGGCTATACGACTGCTTTCGCAAGCTCGTCGTCATCGCCAAGTGGTCCGAGGACAACGGAACCGCCCGCTTCGCCGACTGGACTCAAGCCGACGCCGATCGTTTCCTCGATGACCTCCGCACTGGCCAGCACCGCGCGGGCGGCGTCGGACTCACCGCGACGAGTATCCGTGGGTACGTCACCACCTTGCGGTTGCTGCGAGAGTGCCAGGCAGTTCTGCCCGATGCGCTTTCCTTCTTCCCCTGGGCGGGCCGCAGCGCTTCCAGCGTCAGCGGTGAAGTCACGCACACCGAGAACACCACGCCGCCCCTCCCGTGGGAGACCTGGGCGCCGCTCATCACCGCATCATGGGTAATCGTCGACCGATTCAGCGATGACATCATCGCCGCGACCGATACTCGAGCTGCGCTTCCGAAGGAGCCACGAGGACCAGCTGGAGCCAACGCGTACAACGCCTTGCTCGACTGGACGGAGCAGCGCGGTCTGTTACCCCTGCATACCGGGTTCGGCCGCACCAAACATCAACGAGGAGAGCCGAATACGACACTGCTAGAAAAACTCCTCGGCATCAACGCCAACGTCCTCAACCGGGCGAGCCACCAGTACATGCCGGACGCCACGGCACTAATCGCAACCGCTGCGGCCGACCCGCAGCGGGCGACTTTCGGAGGACTGCACGTGCCGACTGCCGTCGTCTCCCACCCGGACGGGACAAGCAGCCCGTGGGTGGAGGAGTTGGGCCTCGGTGAAACCGAGTATCTCGAAAGCGTGCTCCGCGCTGCTTGCTACATCCTGATCGCCAGTCTTACCGGCATGCGCGACAGCGAGATCCAGGAACTGACATGCGACAGTCACACCACCAAGGACGGACTCGCCGCGCTCCGCAGCATCCAGCACAAGGGCAACGACCATCCTGACGGTGAGCGCCGAACGTGGTGGGCACCCAGACCTGTCATCCGGACCGTCGAGGTGCTGGGCGAACTCACAAGACACGACACGCATCTGTTCGCCCGCCGCAGTGGCAACGCTGGCTCCTACGCCCCGAATCGCGACATCGCCAGGCTCATCGCGTTCGTCAACGATGACCCCGCCCAACGACCAGGACGCGGTCGGGGACTCGGGCTGGAACACATCGCGATCCCGAACGGCCAGGCCGTCAACGCAACCTCCCTCCGACGTGCGTTCAGTGTCTTCGCCACCACCCGCCCCGGAGCGGAACTCGGATTGGGAATCCAACTGGGACACAGCGCATGGCGGATGACCACCGGCTACATGAGTGACGGACAACAACGGGCCGTACGCCTCATGGACGACGAACGCAAACGCGTCCTGCACAGCGACGCCGCCGCCCTGCTGCAGGCGGATAGTCCCGTGGCAGGGCCGGCAGCTCACCACGTGACCGGATTCCGCGCACAGATCATCACCAACTCTGACCGCGCCGATCGCCTCACCGCAACGCTAGCCGAGCGACTTCACCTGGGGCTCACCAATGACTGCATGTGGAACCCGGCAACCAGTAGCTGCGGCGGCGACCGCCCAAAACTCGGCGACCACGTGTGCGTCGGCGTCGACTGCACCAACGCCCTACTGCGCTCTGCACATGTCGGCGTGATCGCCAGTGCCATCGACCGCATCGACACTGACCTTCCCCCGAGACCGTAGAGGCATCAGCTATAAGGAGTAGCGATGTCAGAGAAACGGAAGAAGTACGACCGGGAGTTCCGTGAAGGAGCTGTTCGGATCGTTCATGAGACGGGTAAGCCGATTGCCCAGGTCGCTCGGGATCTGGGGGTCAACGAGGGCACCTTGGGCAATTGGGTCACTCGGGACCGGGAGGCCCGGGAGGGCCGTGGGGAGTTGAGCCGCGACGATGTCGAGGAGCTCAAACGCCTGCGCGGTGAGGTCGCTGAGCTGCGGATGGAGCGTGATGTCCTCAAGCGATCCGTGGTCCTGTGGGTGAAGGAGGCGACGAAGTGAGCGTGGCACGCTTTGTCGCTGACCAGAGGACCAAATACCGTGTGCCGCATACGATCACGTGCGCTCTGCTGGGGGTGAGTCTGGCGTGGTTCTATAAGTGGATCGCCCGCGCGGATGACCCCGACGGTGTGCACACTGAGCGGGAGCGCCGCCGTGCTGAGCGTGACGCCGCGGTCAAGGAGGCGTTCGGCAAAGCCCGGGAATTGCACGGGTCACCGCGGTTGGTCGCAGACCTGCGTGATGAGGGGTGGGCGGTCTCGGAGAAGACGGTGGCCGATTCGATGCGCCGTCAGGGGTTGGTGGCGCGGCGGATCCGCCGGCGGCGGTGCCTGACGGTTCAGGATCCGTCGGCGCCGAAGTTCCCTGACCTGGTGAAACGGAAGTTCAGCGCCGATCGGCCGAATCAGAAATGGGTGGGCGATATCACCGAGATTCCGACGGAGTCGGGTCAGAAGTGCTACTTGGCCACCGTGATCGATTTGTTTGGCCGGCGGCTGCTGGGGTCGGCGATGGGCCTGCGTCCGGACGCCGAGTTGGCGTGCGCGGCGATCAAGATGGCCGTGGCGGTCCGCGGCGGCCGGGCGGTGATCTGGCGTGAAGATCCTGGTCAGCGGGTGATTTTCCACAGCGACCGGGGCAGCGTCTATACCTCCAAGTTGTACGCCAAGACGTGCCGGAAGCTGGGGATCCGGCAGTCGATGGGTCGGGTGGGATCATGTTTCGACAACGCGGTCGCGGAATCGTTCTTCTCATCGCTGGAGTGGGAAGTGCTGTCCCGCAACCGTTTTCATGATATTGTGGATGCGCGTCCAGTGGTCATGGATTGGTGTCACACTTTCTACAATCACCAACGCCGGCACAGTGCCGCAGACGGGTTATCGCCCGTCGACTACGAAATCAGGGAAGCCAACACCAAGCCGGAAGCGGCATAAGGAACCCTCCACGATTTCGGGGGAAGCTCACACCTACCTCGATCAACAGCGCGGCCATCCGGCTCTCATCGAACAGATGCGCCGAGACCGCGCAAACCTCGCCCGCATCCGCCGCGAACTCACCACGGCCGACGACCCAGACGACCTCTACGACGACGACCTGGACCAGGAGAACGAACATGCCTAGCCCCACCCGCAAGCGCGTCAGCGATGCCGTCATGCAAGCGATCGCCGACGCCATCACCGCCATTGAGAACAGCTCCGACATGCCACGCACCAAAAGACAAATCGAAGCGATCACCGGCCGGAGTCACGACGCCGTCGCTCGCGCCTTCGTTCAGGACCGAATCGAGAACAGCTCGTACCGTCTCAACAGCCGCTTCGAGCAACTCACCGCGAACCTGACTAGGGGTGACAGCCTGAATGCCGCTGCGATCCGTAACGACCGGCAGACCATCGCCGAACTACGCCAGAAGAACCGTGACCTACACGACCAACTCGACCGCTTCGCCACCGCACTGTTCGCGCGGCAGCTTGATGCCGAGAACGAGCGGGCGGAGATCGAACTCGTCACGCGAATCCGGCGAGGCCAGCGGGGGGAGTAACGAGTTTCGCCCACGCGGATCTGTGCGGATCGGTTCGATGAGCGAATCGAGCACAATGATCGCCCGGCCCAAGTCCGCAGAAGCTACACCGGACGCATCGTCGGCGTGATCCGATCGCCGCTCGGGCGACGCCCCGCCGGGATCGACAGACCGTCACCAAAACGCACCGTCAAAACGCGGCGTTGGTCTACCCCATACAGAAGGCAAGTCGTCCCCCACCGGGATGGTACCGGTTCCGGTACGCGGTGGGGGTCACCCCGAACCAGCGTTTGCAGGCGCGGGTGAACACGCTGTGCTCGGCGTAGCCGAGCTGGCGCGACACGTGGGACACGGGTAGGTCGGTGCCGACGAGCAGGCGGTGGGCCAGTTCACGGCGGGTCTGGTCGACCAGTTCGGGGAAGGTGGTCCCTTCCGCGACGAGGCGTCGCTGCAGGGTCTTGGGGTGGATGCCGAACTGATGGGCCACCAACCCCGCCGTGAGTTCGCCGGTGGGTAGCAGTTGGCGCACCATGCTGCGCACCGTGTCGGCGATGTCGCGTGTGCGCTGACCGTGGGCTTCTGTCAGGTAGTGCATGGCGAGTCGGTGTGCCAGCGGATCGTGGGTGAGCGGGCGCTGTAAATCCTTGGCGCGCAGGGTGAATCCCGCGATCGGATCGTTGAAGTGGGCTGTGCATCCGAAGTAGCCGCGGTAGTCGGAATCGGTTCCCAGCGGCGGGTGCGGCACGTGCACGGCGACGGGTCGGTACGCGGCGCCCAGGAACAGGCGCAGCACCTGCAGGGTGAGGCCCAATGCTAGTTCGATCGCCTGGGATTGCGGGGGCGACGGCTGCAGCAGGAAGTCGTATTCGAACCGCCGCAGCGCCGGATCGGCATGGTCGGTGATGCGTGCGATGATACCGGGGCTGTGGGAGCTCATGTAGGTGTCCAGGATGGTGAACGCCTCGGCGACGGTGGCCGTGGTGCGGGCCGCGAGCGCGACCGGGCCGAGGATGTCGATGCTCTGGTGCTGAGCGAGCTGGAGTCCTAAGTCGGGCACATCCAGGACCGTGGCCGCGTCTTCGACCGCGGCAATGGCGCTGCGCAGCGGAATGAAGCGGTCATCGTTTCCCGCGTCGGCGGGATCGATCCCGGCCGACGCCAGCAGCGCGTCCGGATCTCCCCCGTGAGTGCTGACAAGCGGAGCGAACCCGGTGAGCGACGATCCACGGACCAGATGCATGTCCATGATGGTCAAGAAGAGGTCCAGCAAAGTCAAGACAAGCGGGTGCCGGGTCGTGCAAAGTGGTTGCCCGGGTCGGGGAACCGTGACGTGTTGTGGCCGACCCGATAAGGGTGGGCCACAACGGAGATGAACCAGGGGAACCCCGTGAACCGACGTATCACAACGCTGCTGGCCGCCGCGGCACTCGCCGCCGCTCCGCTGACCATCGCACCGATCATCAACGCGGCCACGGCGTCGGCGGATGTCTGCGCAAGCGCCGGGGGCCGGCACTTCTCCGCAGGCGGCTGCACCAACATCGCCGGCGACGTCGCCGTGGGTGCGGCGATCGCGGCCCAGCATGTCCCGTACGTGCCCGGCGAGATCCCCTGCTACACCGTCGAAGGCGTTCCGTACTTCACCCCGCCCGGCCAACCCTGCTGACCAGCGGCGACTGCACACACCGCGGCGCCACACCAGCTAACCTGCACCCGAGCGGCCCCGCGAGCGGACCCGCGGTGCCAACTGACAATCAGAGGAGAACGAATGAGGTTCGGCAAGGCCATGGCGATTGGTATCGCCGCGGCGGTGGTCGCAGCGATCGCGGGCTGTGGCGGCAAATCCGAAGCGCCCACGGGCAGCTCGGCGGTGACGCCGCAGGAGATGCGCACGATCGCCAAAGAGGCATACGTGTACGGCTTCCCGATGGTGGACATGTACCGCATCGAGAACGCCTACGCGGTCAGCAAGGACAGCGGCCAGTACCTGGGCGACTGGAACCAGATCCACAGCATCGCCCGCGTTTTCACCCCGGCCGACACCACGGTGCAGACACCCAACTCCGATACGCCGTACTCGTTCCTGGCAACCGACCTGCGGACCGAGCCGCTGGTGCTGACGGTGCCGCCGATCGAGCAGGGCCGGTACTTCTCGCTGCAGTTCATCGACAGCTACACCTACGTCTACGACCTAATCGGCAGCCGCACGACCGGCAATGGTGGTGGCACCTACCTGCTGGCCGGCCCCGGCTGGCAGGGCGAGAAACCCGCCGGCGTCGACAAGGTGATCCGCACCGACACTGACTTCGGGCTGGTCCTGTACCGCACGCAGCTGTTCAACCCGGCCGACCTCGACAACGTCAAGAAGATCCAGGCCCAGTACAAGGTCGAGCCGCTCTCGACGTTCCAGAAGGCGCCGGCCCCAGCCCCTGCGCCCGCGGTCGACTTCATCACGCCGCTGACACCGGACGAGGAGAAGACGTCGCTGGACTTCTTCAAGGTCCTGGGCTTCACGCTGAAATACGCACCGGTGAAGCCGGAGGAGAAGGAGCTGCGGGATCGGTTCGCCAAGATCGGGATCGGACCCGACGGGGATTTCGATCTCGCCACGCTCAGCGACGAGCAGCGCAATGCCATCGAGGGCGGCATGGCTGATGCGTGGGCCGAGCTGCACACCTTCCAGACCGAGCAGATGCAGACCGGCAAGGTGACCTCCGGTCAGTTGTTCGGGTCCGCCGAGCAGTTGGGCGGCAACTACCTGTACCGGTTCGCCGGAGCGGTGATGGGCATCCTGGGACTGCCGGGCGCCGAAGCCATGTATATCCCGCTGACCAACGACTCGGCCGGCGCCAAACTCAACGGCGCGAACACCTACACGCTGACCTTCCCCGCTGGGCAGCTCCCGCCGGTGAAGGCGTTCTGGTCGGTCACCATGTACAAACTGCCGGAGATCCTGCTGGTCGAGAACCCGATCAACAGGTACCTGATCAACTCGCCGATGCTGCCGGACCTGGTGCGCAACCCCGACGGCGGGATCACCCTCTACCTGCAGCACACCTCGCCGGGACCGGAGAAGGAATCCAACTGGCTGCCCACCCCGGCCGGCGACTTCGAGATGATCCTGCGGACCTACTGGCCCGAGCAGGCGATCAGCGACGGCAGCTGGACGCCACCGAAGGTATCGAAGAGCTAACCGACCGAAACCCACAGTGGCCCGGCCGGATTCGGGCGAGCCGGGAGTGGGAGGCGGCCAGATCGTGAAGGATAGAGACGCGCCGGAGAACACCGACGCGTGGAACACGGCCCGCCGGGGCCGCGGAGAGGACACCAGCAAATGACAACGGGCCCACAGGTTTCCAGAACCCATCTGCCGATTCCGAGCGCGCCGCGAACGGGACTGGTCACCTACGACGCGAAGGATCCGGACACCCCGCATCCGCTGATCCGCGACATCCGGCCCCCGGAGGGCGCCCCGAACATCCTGGTGGTCCTGCTCGACGATGTCGGGTTCGGTGCGGCCAGCGCGTTCGGCGGGCCGTGCGCCACCCCGACCGCCGAACGGCTCGCGGCCGGCGGTCTGAAGTACAACCGGTTCCACACCACCGCCTTGTGTTCACCCACGCGGCAGGCCCTGCTGACCGGGCGTAACCATCACTCGGCGGGGATGGGTGGGATCACCGAGATCGCCACCGGCCAGCCCGGCTACAACTCGGTGCTGCCCAACACCATGTCGCCGATCGCGCGGACCCTCAAGCTCAACGGGTACAACACCGCGCAGTTCGGCAAATGCCATGAAGTGCCGGTGTGGCAGACCAGCCAGGTGGGGCCGTTCGACGCCTGGCCCAGCGCCGGTGGGGGTTTCGAGCACTTCTACGGCTTCATCGGCGGCGAAGCCAACCAGTGGTACCCCTCGCTGTACGAGGGGACCACCCCGATCGAGGTGGACCGCACCCCCGAGCAGGGCTACCACCTCACCGAGGACCTGGCGGACAAGGCGATCGCCTGGATCGGTCAGCAGAAGGCCCTCGCACCGGACAAGCCGTTCTTCACCTACTTCGCGCCAGGCGCCACCCACGCCCCGCACCACGCACCCAAGGACTGGATCGACAAGTACCGCGGCAAGTTCGACGCCGGCTGGGATGCATTGCGGGAGCAGACCTTCGCCCGGCAGAAGGAACTCGGGGTGATCCCGCAGGACGCCGAGCTGACGCCGCGGCCCGAGCAGATCCCGGCCTGGGACGACATGCCCGAGGAGCTCAAGCCCGTGCTGCGCCGGCAGATGGAGGTCTACGCAGGGTTCCTCGAGCACACCGACCACCACGTCGGCCGGGTCATCGACGCGCTGGACAAGCTCGGAATACTCGACGACACCTTGGTCTACTACATCGTCGGGGACAACGGCGCCTCCGCCGAGGGCACCTTCAACGGCACGTTCAACGAGATGCTGAACTTCA harbors:
- a CDS encoding IS3 family transposase, translating into MSVARFVADQRTKYRVPHTITCALLGVSLAWFYKWIARADDPDGVHTERERRRAERDAAVKEAFGKARELHGSPRLVADLRDEGWAVSEKTVADSMRRQGLVARRIRRRRCLTVQDPSAPKFPDLVKRKFSADRPNQKWVGDITEIPTESGQKCYLATVIDLFGRRLLGSAMGLRPDAELACAAIKMAVAVRGGRAVIWREDPGQRVIFHSDRGSVYTSKLYAKTCRKLGIRQSMGRVGSCFDNAVAESFFSSLEWEVLSRNRFHDIVDARPVVMDWCHTFYNHQRRHSAADGLSPVDYEIREANTKPEAA
- a CDS encoding transposase, which gives rise to MSEKRKKYDREFREGAVRIVHETGKPIAQVARDLGVNEGTLGNWVTRDREAREGRGELSRDDVEELKRLRGEVAELRMERDVLKRSVVLWVKEATK
- a CDS encoding DUF1254 domain-containing protein — protein: MRFGKAMAIGIAAAVVAAIAGCGGKSEAPTGSSAVTPQEMRTIAKEAYVYGFPMVDMYRIENAYAVSKDSGQYLGDWNQIHSIARVFTPADTTVQTPNSDTPYSFLATDLRTEPLVLTVPPIEQGRYFSLQFIDSYTYVYDLIGSRTTGNGGGTYLLAGPGWQGEKPAGVDKVIRTDTDFGLVLYRTQLFNPADLDNVKKIQAQYKVEPLSTFQKAPAPAPAPAVDFITPLTPDEEKTSLDFFKVLGFTLKYAPVKPEEKELRDRFAKIGIGPDGDFDLATLSDEQRNAIEGGMADAWAELHTFQTEQMQTGKVTSGQLFGSAEQLGGNYLYRFAGAVMGILGLPGAEAMYIPLTNDSAGAKLNGANTYTLTFPAGQLPPVKAFWSVTMYKLPEILLVENPINRYLINSPMLPDLVRNPDGGITLYLQHTSPGPEKESNWLPTPAGDFEMILRTYWPEQAISDGSWTPPKVSKS
- a CDS encoding AraC family transcriptional regulator, giving the protein MHLVRGSSLTGFAPLVSTHGGDPDALLASAGIDPADAGNDDRFIPLRSAIAAVEDAATVLDVPDLGLQLAQHQSIDILGPVALAARTTATVAEAFTILDTYMSSHSPGIIARITDHADPALRRFEYDFLLQPSPPQSQAIELALGLTLQVLRLFLGAAYRPVAVHVPHPPLGTDSDYRGYFGCTAHFNDPIAGFTLRAKDLQRPLTHDPLAHRLAMHYLTEAHGQRTRDIADTVRSMVRQLLPTGELTAGLVAHQFGIHPKTLQRRLVAEGTTFPELVDQTRRELAHRLLVGTDLPVSHVSRQLGYAEHSVFTRACKRWFGVTPTAYRNRYHPGGGRLAFCMG